CGTGCAGGACGTGCAGCCGCGCGCCGGCCTGCTTGGCCATGTCGCGAGGGATCTGGCCGGCCAGCGCGGACAGCGGGGAGAAGTCGGTCGGGACCAGGATCTCGTTCAATCGCATGGGCGTCTCCGTCTGACGTCCCGAATGAATTGCAACGCAGGGGCCAGCACGTCTCACCAGCGAACACGGGGGTTTGCCGACGAAGCCGACGAGACGGTCCGTGGAGCGAGCGCCTCAGTGAGGCGCCGGCACCCCAGGGCTTGAAGGGAGCGCGCGCTTGGCCCACAATCCGGCCGGCATGACCGCCGAGATCGGGATCACCCGGGACGCGCTGCTGGCCGCCATCGTGCGATCGTCCGACGATGGGGTGGTCGCGCTGGGACCGGACGGCCGTATCGTCGCGTGGACCACGGGTGCCGAGCGGCTGCTCGGTCGCCGCGAGCACGACATGCTCGGCCAGCCGCTGGATCTCCTCCCTGCGGGCCCCCGCCGCGACGCGCTGGCCGCGGCGGTGGGCCGCGCGCGGACCGATCTCACCATCGAGCGGGTCGAGATCGAGTACGCCGCCTCGGGCGGCCGACGCCTCCAGCTGCTCCTGACGATTGCGCCGATTCACGACGCGCAGGGCCGGCCGATGGGCGTCTCGGTGGTCGGCCGCGACATCACCGCGCGGGCGCTCGCCGAGGCGGCGCTCCGTCGCAGCGAGGCGACGTCCCGCGCGTTCCTGGAGAGCGCGTCCGAGGGCATCGTGGTCACCGACCCGGCCGGCGTCATCGTGACCGTCAACGCCCGGACCGAGGCGATGTTCGGCTACACCCGCGGCGAGCTGATCGGGCAGCCGGTGGAGCGGCTGATCCCCACCCGCATGCGGACCGCCCACGTCGGGCACCGGGAGGCCTACCTGGCGACGCCTCGAACGCGGCCGATGGGGCTGGGCCTCGATCTGGCCGGCCTCCGGAAGGACGGCGTCGAGTTTCCCGTCGAGGTGAGTCTGAGCCAGGTGGGCACCGACGACGGCCGCCGCGTCATCGCGTTCATCACCGACATCAGCGAGCGGGTCGCCTTTCAGCGGGCGGCTCGGCAGGCGGACAAGCTGGCCGCGCTGGGCACGCTCTCGGCCGGGATCGCGCACGAGATCAACAACCCGATCGGCATCATCACCTCCCGCGTCGAGGTCATGCTGCTCGAGGCCGACGATCACGCGATGCCGGAGGCGATCCGCAGCGACCTGCAGGTCATCCTGCGGCACGCGCGCCGCGTCGCCGGCGTGACCCAGGCGCTGCTCTCGTTCGCGCGCCAATCGTCGGGCGCGCGCCGCCCGGTGAGCCTGAACCGGATCGCGGAGGACATCGTCCAGATCGCCGGGAAGGACATGAGTCGCGCGAGCGTCGAGGTGTCGCTCCGGTTGGCCGAGCATCTGCCCCCCATCGTGGCCGACGCCAACGCCATCGGGCAGGTCCTGCTCAATCTCCTCACCAACGCGCGCATGGCGATGCCGGATGGCGGCCGGATCACCGTCGAGACCGCGCACCTCCCCGAGACGGGAGCGGTGCGCATGACCGTGCAGGATACCGGCTCGGGGATCGCGCGGGAGATCCTGCCGAAGATCTTCGATCCCTTCTTCACGACGAAACCCGAGGGCACCGGTCTCGGGCTCGCGATCAGCCACGGCATCGTCCAGGATCACGGCGGGACGATCGACGTGCGCTCCGAGGCGGGTCGGGGCGCGGCCTTCATTCTGACGTTTCCGCTCGCCGGCGCCGTCACGGGCTGACCGGCGGCCGCGACTTCGCCCCCACGGACCGCGACCCCGGCCCGGCGGAGGCGCCGCCCGAATTGATCTCGCGGGAATTCTCGGCGATGATCCGATCAGCCGCATGGACGCTGCCCGCATCCTGATCGTCGACGACGAGCCCGACATGCTGGAGAGCTGCTCTCGCATCCTTCAGCGGCAGGGCTACGCGTGCGTCACCGCGGGCGACGGCCGCGCCGCGCTGGACATCCTGGAGCGCGAGCGTCCCGACCTGCTCCTCACCGACTTCAAGATGCCCGAGATGGACGGCCTGGAGCTGCTGCGGCGCGCGCACGAGCTGGACCCCCCCCTGCCCGTCATCCTGCTCACCGGCTTCGCCACGATCGAGTCGGCGGTGGCCGCGATCAAGCAGGGCGCGTTCGACTATCTGCCCAAGGACTTCTCGATCGAGCAGCTGCGGGTGGCGGTGGAGCGCGGCCTCCGTCACCGCGGGCTGCAGGTGGAGAATCGCAACCTCCGCGACCAGCTGCGGGAGGTGCTCGGCCTCGACAACATCGTCGGACGCAGCCCCGCGATGGCCCAGGTCTTCGAGCTGGTCAAGAAGGCGGCCCGCTCGGAGGCCAACATCCTCGTGCTCGGCGAGTCCGGCACCGGCAAGGAGCTCATCGCCCGGGCCATCCACGCCAACAGCCCGCGCGCGCGTCAGCCCTTCGTCCCGGTGGACTGCGCCTCGCTGCCCGAGCACCTGCTCGAGTCCGAGCTGTTCGGACACGAGAAGGGCGCCTTCACCGGCGCGGTGCGGGCCAAGGCCGGCCTGGTGGAGACCGCGCACCACGGGACGCTGTTCCTCGACGAGATCGCCGAGCTGCCCGCGCCGCTGCAGGTCAAGCTGCTGCGCGTGCTGCAGGAGCGGCAGATCCGGCGGGTGGGGAGCACCGCGCTGGTCGACGTGGACGTCCGGGTGGTGTCGGCCACCAACCGGGATCTGAAGGACGCGATCGCGCGCGGGCAGTTCCGCGAGGAGCTCTACTATCGCGTCAACGTGATCGCGATCGCCCTGCCCCCGCTGCGCGAGCGGGCCGGCGACGTGCGGCTGCTCGCCCGCACCTTCGTGAAGCGGTTCGGTCAGGGACGCGTGACCGGCCTGGACGACGCGGCCGCCGAGGCCCTCGACGGCTACCGCTGGCCGGGCAACGTGCGCGAGCTGCAGAACGTGATCGAGCGCGCGTGCGCGCTGGCCGACGGCCCGCTGATCACCACCCGGGACCTGCCCGAGCACGTGACGCGGTCGTCCGCCCCGCCGGCCGGCCCGGACGCGATCCTGGGCCACGCCGCAATGCCCGCCGGCACCGACCTCACCCTCAAGGCGGCGAAGGACCGGTGGATGCACGCGCTCGAGGGCTCGTATCTCCGCGACCTGCTGGCCCGCCACGAGGGCAAC
This portion of the Candidatus Methylomirabilota bacterium genome encodes:
- a CDS encoding sigma-54 dependent transcriptional regulator, yielding MDAARILIVDDEPDMLESCSRILQRQGYACVTAGDGRAALDILERERPDLLLTDFKMPEMDGLELLRRAHELDPPLPVILLTGFATIESAVAAIKQGAFDYLPKDFSIEQLRVAVERGLRHRGLQVENRNLRDQLREVLGLDNIVGRSPAMAQVFELVKKAARSEANILVLGESGTGKELIARAIHANSPRARQPFVPVDCASLPEHLLESELFGHEKGAFTGAVRAKAGLVETAHHGTLFLDEIAELPAPLQVKLLRVLQERQIRRVGSTALVDVDVRVVSATNRDLKDAIARGQFREELYYRVNVIAIALPPLRERAGDVRLLARTFVKRFGQGRVTGLDDAAAEALDGYRWPGNVRELQNVIERACALADGPLITTRDLPEHVTRSSAPPAGPDAILGHAAMPAGTDLTLKAAKDRWMHALEGSYLRDLLARHEGNVSAAAKAAGIDRKTFHRLINKYALRS
- a CDS encoding PAS domain S-box protein; the protein is MAHNPAGMTAEIGITRDALLAAIVRSSDDGVVALGPDGRIVAWTTGAERLLGRREHDMLGQPLDLLPAGPRRDALAAAVGRARTDLTIERVEIEYAASGGRRLQLLLTIAPIHDAQGRPMGVSVVGRDITARALAEAALRRSEATSRAFLESASEGIVVTDPAGVIVTVNARTEAMFGYTRGELIGQPVERLIPTRMRTAHVGHREAYLATPRTRPMGLGLDLAGLRKDGVEFPVEVSLSQVGTDDGRRVIAFITDISERVAFQRAARQADKLAALGTLSAGIAHEINNPIGIITSRVEVMLLEADDHAMPEAIRSDLQVILRHARRVAGVTQALLSFARQSSGARRPVSLNRIAEDIVQIAGKDMSRASVEVSLRLAEHLPPIVADANAIGQVLLNLLTNARMAMPDGGRITVETAHLPETGAVRMTVQDTGSGIAREILPKIFDPFFTTKPEGTGLGLAISHGIVQDHGGTIDVRSEAGRGAAFILTFPLAGAVTG